The Microbispora sp. ZYX-F-249 genome includes a window with the following:
- a CDS encoding ABC transporter ATP-binding protein, producing MNVPASVPASVTAGAQVTARTTAQATVRGLTRRFGDRTVLDGLDLTIGRGEFVALLGRSGSGKSTLLRALAGLDEEIEGGLEVDGSVAVAFQEPRLVPWRRVRDNLTLGLTAPDPVSRAEAALAEVGLSERAEAWPLTLSGGEAQRASLARALVREPGLLLLDEPFSALDALTRITVHRLVLDLWAAHGPAVLLVTHDVDEALLLADRILVLDGGRVAHEWTVAAPRPRHRDHPDLLTLRTALLTALGVTPEGPA from the coding sequence GTGAACGTCCCTGCGAGTGTCCCCGCGAGTGTCACGGCGGGCGCCCAGGTCACGGCGCGAACCACGGCGCAGGCCACCGTACGCGGGCTCACCCGCCGGTTCGGCGACCGCACCGTGCTCGACGGCCTCGACCTGACGATCGGGCGCGGCGAGTTCGTCGCGCTCCTCGGCCGCAGCGGCTCGGGCAAGTCCACGCTGCTGCGCGCGCTCGCCGGCCTGGACGAGGAGATCGAGGGTGGTCTGGAGGTGGACGGCTCGGTGGCCGTGGCCTTCCAGGAGCCCCGGCTGGTGCCGTGGAGGCGGGTGCGCGACAACCTCACGCTCGGCCTGACCGCACCCGACCCGGTCAGCAGGGCGGAGGCCGCGCTGGCCGAGGTGGGCCTGAGCGAGCGGGCGGAGGCCTGGCCGCTGACGCTGTCCGGCGGCGAGGCCCAGCGGGCGAGCCTGGCCCGCGCCCTCGTCCGCGAACCGGGGCTGCTGCTGCTCGACGAGCCGTTCAGCGCGCTCGACGCGCTGACCCGGATCACCGTGCACCGCCTGGTGCTGGACCTGTGGGCGGCGCACGGCCCGGCCGTGCTGCTGGTGACCCACGACGTGGACGAGGCGCTGCTGCTGGCCGACCGGATCCTGGTCCTCGACGGCGGGCGCGTGGCGCACGAGTGGACCGTCGCCGCCCCGCGCCCCCGGCACCGCGACCACCCCGACCTGCTCACCCTGCGCACGGCACTGCTGACCGCGCTGGGCGTCACCCCGGAGGGACCGGCATGA
- a CDS encoding bifunctional 3,4-dihydroxy-2-butanone-4-phosphate synthase/GTP cyclohydrolase II gives MSGIRLDPIERAVNDIRDGRPVVVVDNENRENEGDLIFAASKATPELVAFMIRYTSGVICVGMEGATLDRLGLPLMVQDNRERLRTAYTISVDARDGVTTGISAADRAKTIRTLCDSATEPYELVRPGHIFPLRYREGGVLVRPGHTEASVDLARLAGLSPAGALAEIVNDDGTMARLPRLREFADEHDLALVSIEQLIEHRRRSERMVTRVAETRIPNRYGVWRAYGYASALDGGEHVALVYGDIEDGENVLVRAHSECLTGDVLGSLRCDCGVQLDTAMRMIAEDGRGVIVYLRGHEGRGIGLLAKLRAYSLQDDGSDTVDANLELGLPVDAREFSNAGQMLADLGVKSVRLLTNNPAKVRGMDGYGIKVLGREPMPVAMNPYNERYLTAKRDRLGHEISGGVPRDIHGEHFGREAS, from the coding sequence ATGAGTGGGATAAGGCTGGACCCGATCGAACGGGCCGTGAACGACATCCGGGACGGGCGGCCCGTCGTGGTCGTGGACAACGAGAACCGCGAGAACGAGGGCGACCTCATCTTCGCGGCGTCCAAGGCGACGCCGGAGCTGGTCGCCTTCATGATCCGCTACACCAGCGGCGTGATCTGCGTGGGCATGGAGGGCGCCACGCTCGACCGGCTCGGCCTGCCGCTGATGGTGCAGGACAACCGCGAGCGGCTGCGCACGGCGTACACGATCAGTGTGGACGCCAGGGACGGGGTGACGACGGGCATCTCCGCCGCCGACCGGGCCAAGACGATCAGGACGCTGTGCGACTCGGCCACCGAGCCGTACGAGCTGGTCCGGCCGGGGCACATCTTCCCGCTGCGGTACCGCGAGGGCGGCGTGCTGGTGCGGCCCGGGCACACCGAGGCGTCGGTGGACCTGGCCAGGCTCGCCGGGCTCTCCCCGGCCGGCGCGCTCGCCGAGATCGTCAACGACGACGGCACGATGGCCCGCCTGCCCCGCCTGCGCGAGTTCGCCGACGAGCACGACCTCGCGCTGGTGTCGATCGAGCAGCTCATCGAGCACCGCCGCAGGTCCGAGCGGATGGTCACCCGGGTCGCCGAGACGCGCATCCCCAACCGGTACGGCGTCTGGCGCGCGTACGGCTACGCCAGCGCGCTCGACGGCGGCGAGCACGTCGCGCTGGTGTACGGCGACATCGAGGACGGCGAGAACGTGCTCGTCCGGGCGCACTCGGAATGCCTCACCGGCGACGTGCTCGGCTCGCTGCGCTGCGACTGCGGCGTGCAGCTCGACACCGCGATGCGCATGATCGCCGAGGACGGGCGCGGCGTGATCGTGTACCTGCGCGGCCACGAGGGGCGGGGCATCGGCCTGCTGGCCAAGCTGCGGGCCTACAGCCTGCAGGACGACGGCAGCGACACGGTCGACGCGAACCTGGAGCTGGGGCTGCCGGTGGACGCCAGGGAGTTCTCCAACGCCGGGCAGATGCTCGCCGACCTCGGGGTGAAGTCGGTGCGGCTGCTCACCAACAACCCGGCCAAGGTGCGGGGGATGGACGGGTACGGCATCAAGGTCCTCGGCCGCGAGCCCATGCCGGTCGCGATGAACCCGTACAACGAGAGGTACCTGACGGCCAAGCGCGACCGGCTCGGCCACGAGATCTCCGGCGGCGTCCCGCGCGACATCCACGGCGAGCACTTCGGCAGGGAGGCCTCGTGA
- a CDS encoding riboflavin synthase, whose protein sequence is MFTGIVEELGEVVALEPRGDSARLTVRGAVVTGDARHGDSIAVNGVCLTVAEVGGDSFTADVMRETLDRSSLGALRPGARVNLERAVRADQRLGGHIVQGHVDGTGEVLSREPGEHWEIVRVSLPADLARYVVEKGSIAVDGVSLTVAGVTEDSFAVSLIPTTLGLTTLGRKQPGEPVNLEVDVIAKYVEKLTQGVRA, encoded by the coding sequence ATGTTCACCGGAATCGTCGAGGAGCTCGGCGAGGTCGTGGCACTCGAGCCGCGGGGCGACTCCGCGCGCCTCACGGTGCGCGGCGCGGTCGTCACCGGCGACGCCCGGCACGGCGACTCGATCGCCGTCAACGGTGTCTGCCTCACGGTGGCCGAGGTCGGAGGGGACTCCTTCACCGCCGACGTGATGAGGGAGACCCTCGACCGGTCCTCGCTCGGCGCCCTGCGCCCCGGCGCGCGGGTCAACCTGGAGCGGGCCGTACGGGCCGACCAGCGCCTCGGCGGGCACATCGTGCAGGGCCACGTGGACGGGACCGGGGAGGTGCTGTCGCGCGAGCCCGGGGAGCACTGGGAGATCGTACGGGTCTCGCTGCCCGCGGACCTCGCCCGGTACGTCGTGGAGAAGGGCTCGATCGCGGTGGACGGCGTCAGCCTCACCGTGGCCGGTGTGACGGAGGACTCCTTCGCCGTCAGCCTGATCCCCACCACCCTCGGGCTCACCACGCTGGGCCGCAAGCAGCCCGGCGAGCCGGTCAACCTCGAGGTAGACGTGATCGCCAAGTACGTCGAGAAGCTCACCCAGGGGGTGCGGGCATGA
- the ribD gene encoding bifunctional diaminohydroxyphosphoribosylaminopyrimidine deaminase/5-amino-6-(5-phosphoribosylamino)uracil reductase RibD, translated as MTSGDILHMRRAIALAARGLGGTSPNPVVGCVVLDSSGEIAGEGFHAYAGGPHAEVVALREAGGRARGGTAYVTLEPCDHTGRTGPCTAALLEAGVARVVVAVSDPNPKAAGGAATLRRHGVVVDEGVLTAEAEEVNAAWLTFVRAGRPYVTWKFAATVDGRSAAEDGTSQWITSPEARADVHLLRAASDAVVAGIGTVLADDPRLTARVPTPSRAAPVLRVVVDPGARTPATARVLDDEAPTLVAVAEDAAVPAHLSRHAVRLPRVPGGIDLHALLAELHGRQVVSVMVEGGPTLAGAFLREGLVDRVVGYLAPALLGAGPAALGAAGVSTITGIHRLEFAEATPVGPDLKLVLRPKSPVSPEPTLSPEPTVPPRSSGRTSPKES; from the coding sequence GTGACCTCAGGGGACATCCTTCACATGCGGCGCGCCATCGCGCTCGCCGCCCGGGGCCTGGGCGGCACCAGCCCCAATCCCGTCGTCGGCTGCGTGGTCCTCGACTCGTCGGGCGAGATCGCGGGAGAGGGCTTCCACGCCTACGCCGGCGGCCCGCACGCCGAGGTCGTGGCGCTGCGCGAGGCGGGCGGACGGGCCAGGGGCGGCACGGCCTACGTGACCCTGGAGCCCTGCGACCACACCGGCAGGACCGGCCCCTGCACCGCCGCCCTCCTGGAGGCGGGCGTGGCCCGCGTCGTCGTCGCCGTCTCCGACCCCAATCCCAAGGCCGCCGGCGGAGCCGCCACCCTGCGGCGGCACGGCGTCGTGGTGGACGAAGGCGTGCTGACCGCCGAGGCCGAGGAGGTCAACGCCGCCTGGCTGACCTTCGTGCGGGCCGGCAGGCCGTACGTGACCTGGAAGTTCGCCGCCACGGTCGACGGGCGCTCGGCGGCCGAGGACGGCACCAGCCAGTGGATCACCTCGCCGGAGGCCAGGGCCGACGTGCACCTCCTGCGGGCCGCGAGCGACGCCGTCGTCGCCGGCATCGGCACCGTGCTCGCCGACGACCCCCGGCTCACCGCCCGTGTCCCCACCCCGTCGCGCGCGGCGCCCGTGCTGCGCGTGGTCGTGGATCCGGGCGCCCGCACCCCCGCCACGGCCCGCGTGCTCGACGACGAGGCCCCCACGCTGGTCGCCGTGGCCGAGGACGCCGCCGTCCCCGCCCACCTGTCCCGCCACGCCGTACGGCTCCCGCGGGTCCCCGGCGGGATCGACCTGCACGCCCTCCTGGCCGAACTGCACGGCAGGCAGGTCGTGAGCGTGATGGTCGAAGGCGGGCCCACCCTCGCGGGCGCCTTCCTCCGGGAGGGCCTGGTCGACCGGGTCGTCGGCTACCTCGCCCCGGCGCTGCTGGGCGCGGGGCCGGCCGCGCTCGGCGCCGCGGGAGTGTCGACGATCACCGGGATCCACCGGCTGGAGTTCGCCGAGGCGACCCCCGTCGGACCGGACCTCAAGCTGGTCCTGCGTCCGAAGTCCCCTGTGTCTCCGGAACCCACTTTGTCTCCCGAACCCACTGTGCCGCCGAGGTCCTCCGGCCGCACGTCCCCTAAGGAGAGCTGA
- a CDS encoding PH domain-containing protein: protein MSESAPPLPVTWRPRVTTVIAYGLAAVMVIGSILMAVGLPEQFKLPDRLGMVAFGVAVACVLHLLGRLRVRADETGITVVNALRVHRFEWAEVLDVTMAEGDPWPKLDLADGNSLGAMGIQSTERERSRRAVAQLTALIRERGEAPDRP, encoded by the coding sequence ATGTCTGAGAGCGCGCCGCCGCTGCCGGTCACCTGGCGGCCCCGCGTCACGACGGTCATCGCGTACGGCCTGGCGGCGGTGATGGTGATCGGGTCGATCTTGATGGCGGTCGGCCTGCCGGAGCAGTTCAAGCTTCCCGACCGGCTGGGCATGGTCGCCTTCGGCGTCGCGGTGGCGTGCGTGCTGCACCTGCTCGGCCGCCTGCGGGTGCGGGCGGACGAGACGGGCATCACGGTGGTGAACGCGCTGCGGGTCCACCGCTTCGAGTGGGCCGAGGTGCTCGACGTCACGATGGCGGAGGGCGACCCCTGGCCCAAGCTGGACCTCGCCGACGGCAACAGCCTGGGCGCGATGGGCATCCAGAGCACCGAGCGGGAACGCTCGCGCCGGGCGGTGGCCCAGCTCACCGCCCTCATCCGCGAACGCGGCGAGGCCCCCGACCGCCCGTGA
- the ribH gene encoding 6,7-dimethyl-8-ribityllumazine synthase, with translation MSGEGRPDAGAVEAGGLTVGIVAARWHEKITDQLLARAERAARDSGAAVVAVRVAGSLEIPVVAQALARRCDAVVALGVVIRGETAHFDYVCDSVTAGLTRVSLDESTPVGNGVLTCDTLDQAIERSGVPGSKEDKGYEATIAALETALLLRGLAR, from the coding sequence ATGAGCGGCGAGGGACGGCCGGACGCGGGGGCGGTGGAGGCGGGCGGGCTGACCGTCGGCATCGTCGCCGCCCGGTGGCACGAGAAGATCACCGACCAGTTGCTGGCGCGGGCCGAGCGGGCGGCGCGGGACAGCGGCGCGGCCGTGGTCGCGGTCCGGGTGGCCGGGTCGCTGGAGATTCCGGTGGTCGCGCAGGCACTGGCCCGGCGCTGCGACGCCGTCGTCGCGCTCGGGGTGGTGATCCGGGGGGAGACGGCCCACTTCGACTATGTCTGCGACTCGGTGACCGCGGGCCTGACCAGGGTCTCGCTCGACGAGTCGACCCCGGTGGGCAACGGGGTGCTGACCTGTGACACCCTTGATCAAGCGATCGAGCGGTCCGGCGTGCCGGGCAGCAAGGAGGACAAGGGTTACGAGGCGACGATCGCAGCCCTGGAGACCGCGCTCCTCCTGCGCGGCCTCGCCCGCTGA
- a CDS encoding ABC transporter permease produces MTFPSSTTTDDAAADSVETTASSESGPAIVGRSPGQLMWRRFRRDKTGVVSAIIVLAFFLIALLAPVISALYGKDPYTTYGQNQPGLLNEYGYPVAPNGGMSGEFWFGLEPGLGRDVFMQLVYGIRTSLSIAVIVTVITTIIGVVMGITSGYLGGKTDYVIGRVIDTLLAFPSQLFLIVFLPVVEAAIVLPEEETPVWLRYVSICVVLTVLGWATIARLLRAQVLSLRTREFVEAARVTGASPGRVIFKELLPNLWTPIIIQATLALPLYVGAEAGLGFLGVGMTEPTPDWGRMFQVGANVYHSDVTYLIFPGVSMLIFVVAFNLLGDSIRDAFDPKTKR; encoded by the coding sequence ATGACGTTCCCCTCCTCGACCACGACCGACGACGCCGCCGCGGACTCCGTGGAGACGACGGCGTCGTCCGAGTCCGGTCCCGCCATCGTCGGCCGTTCGCCCGGTCAGCTCATGTGGCGCCGGTTCCGGCGCGACAAGACCGGCGTGGTCTCGGCGATCATCGTGCTCGCGTTCTTCCTGATCGCGCTCCTGGCGCCCGTGATCTCCGCCCTGTACGGCAAGGACCCGTACACGACATATGGGCAGAACCAGCCGGGCCTGCTCAATGAGTACGGCTATCCCGTCGCCCCGAACGGCGGCATGAGCGGCGAGTTCTGGTTCGGCCTGGAGCCGGGCCTGGGCCGCGACGTGTTCATGCAGCTCGTGTACGGCATCCGCACATCGCTGAGCATCGCGGTCATCGTGACCGTGATCACCACGATCATCGGCGTCGTCATGGGCATCACCTCGGGCTACCTCGGCGGCAAGACCGACTACGTGATCGGCCGTGTCATCGACACGCTGCTGGCCTTCCCCTCGCAGCTCTTCCTGATCGTCTTCCTTCCGGTCGTCGAGGCCGCGATCGTGCTGCCGGAGGAGGAGACGCCGGTCTGGCTCCGGTACGTGTCGATCTGCGTCGTCCTGACCGTCCTCGGCTGGGCCACGATCGCCCGGCTGCTACGCGCCCAGGTGCTGTCGCTGCGGACCCGCGAGTTCGTCGAGGCCGCCCGCGTCACGGGCGCCTCGCCGGGGCGCGTCATCTTCAAGGAACTGCTGCCCAATCTCTGGACGCCGATCATCATCCAGGCCACCCTCGCGCTGCCGCTGTACGTGGGCGCCGAGGCCGGCCTCGGCTTCCTGGGCGTCGGCATGACCGAGCCCACCCCCGACTGGGGCCGGATGTTCCAGGTGGGCGCCAACGTCTACCACTCCGACGTGACGTACCTGATCTTCCCGGGCGTGTCGATGCTGATCTTCGTCGTCGCCTTCAACCTGCTCGGGGACTCCATCCGCGACGCCTTCGACCCCAAGACCAAGCGCTGA
- a CDS encoding ABC transporter substrate-binding protein — translation MTRRLLAALLLVLTAGTACASTGQGASGGQDGQASGRVTLRVGDQKAGSQALLKAAGLLDGTSYAITWSQFTSGPPLLEAVNAGAVDIGGVGNTPPVFAAASGSKIKIVAAYRQSAKGSAILVPTGSAITSTAQLRGKKIAVAKGSSAHYHLLAVLKKEGLSFADIQPQYLQPADALAAFSSGTVDAWAIWDPFTSQARIQHQARLLVDGEGVVNGLGFQVAAPAALGDAGKRAAVGDFLTRLAKARIWAATHLDEWAKVWAQETGLPVEVADAAVANAVATPVVIDDSVVSSEQEIADAFTAGGLIPGTVTFSQFVDDRFNDVVGKAQP, via the coding sequence ATGACCAGGAGACTCCTCGCCGCGCTGCTGCTCGTCCTGACGGCCGGCACGGCCTGCGCCTCGACGGGACAGGGCGCGTCGGGTGGGCAGGACGGACAGGCCTCCGGCCGCGTCACGCTGCGGGTCGGCGACCAGAAGGCCGGATCGCAGGCCCTCCTCAAGGCCGCGGGGCTGCTCGACGGCACCTCGTACGCCATCACGTGGTCGCAGTTCACCTCCGGCCCGCCCCTGCTGGAGGCGGTCAACGCCGGGGCCGTCGACATCGGCGGCGTGGGCAACACCCCGCCCGTCTTCGCCGCCGCCTCCGGCTCGAAGATCAAAATCGTGGCGGCGTACCGGCAGAGCGCCAAGGGATCGGCGATCCTCGTCCCCACCGGATCCGCGATCACCTCGACGGCCCAGCTCAGGGGCAAGAAGATCGCGGTGGCGAAGGGCAGCTCGGCCCACTACCACCTGCTGGCGGTCCTGAAGAAGGAGGGCCTGTCCTTCGCGGACATCCAGCCGCAGTATCTGCAGCCCGCCGACGCCCTGGCGGCCTTCTCGTCCGGCACCGTGGACGCCTGGGCCATCTGGGACCCCTTCACCTCCCAGGCCAGGATCCAGCACCAGGCCCGGCTGCTGGTCGACGGCGAGGGCGTCGTCAACGGCCTGGGCTTCCAGGTCGCCGCTCCCGCCGCGCTCGGCGACGCGGGCAAGCGCGCCGCCGTCGGCGACTTCCTCACGCGGCTGGCAAAGGCGCGGATCTGGGCCGCGACCCACCTGGACGAGTGGGCGAAGGTGTGGGCGCAGGAGACCGGCCTGCCGGTCGAGGTGGCGGACGCGGCCGTCGCCAACGCCGTGGCCACCCCTGTCGTGATCGACGACTCGGTCGTCTCCTCCGAGCAGGAGATCGCCGACGCGTTCACCGCCGGGGGCCTCATCCCGGGCACCGTCACGTTCTCCCAGTTCGTGGACGACCGGTTCAACGACGTCGTCGGAAAGGCGCAGCCATGA
- a CDS encoding LLM class flavin-dependent oxidoreductase — MRFHWFLPTSGDGRAITGGGHGLARRHGQTAASASRPPTIDYLAQVARAAEQAGFEAVLTPTGTYCEDAWLVTAALTQVTTRLKFLVAFRPGALSPTLAAQMAATYQRISGGRLLLNVVTGGEAAEQRRFGDHLGKDERYARTDEFLSIVRGAWDGPFDFRGNYYEVEGATVAERPDPVPELYFGGSSAAAGPVAARHVDVYLTWGEPPSQVAAKLDRMRELAAAEGRTLRFGIRLHVITRDTSKEAWAEAKRLLDQISPEDIASARAVLSRSESVGQQRMLALHEGYRGGSHGGSVRDLEIHPGLWAGVGLVRGGAGTALVGSHAEVADLVEEYASLGVEEFVLSGYPHLEEAFWFGEGVLPELRRRGLLGAPAPVRLSA, encoded by the coding sequence ATGAGATTTCACTGGTTCCTGCCCACCTCGGGCGACGGCAGGGCGATCACCGGCGGCGGGCACGGCCTGGCGCGCCGGCACGGGCAGACGGCGGCCTCCGCGTCCCGGCCGCCCACCATCGACTACCTCGCCCAGGTGGCCCGCGCGGCGGAACAGGCCGGGTTCGAGGCCGTGCTCACCCCCACGGGCACCTACTGCGAGGACGCCTGGCTGGTCACCGCGGCGCTGACCCAGGTGACGACCCGGCTGAAGTTCCTGGTCGCGTTCCGGCCCGGGGCGCTGTCCCCGACGCTCGCGGCGCAGATGGCCGCCACCTACCAGCGGATCTCCGGCGGCCGGCTGCTGCTGAACGTGGTGACCGGCGGGGAGGCGGCCGAGCAGCGGCGGTTCGGCGACCACCTCGGCAAGGACGAGCGGTACGCGCGGACGGATGAGTTCCTGTCGATCGTCCGCGGCGCGTGGGACGGCCCGTTCGACTTCAGGGGGAACTACTACGAGGTCGAGGGGGCGACGGTCGCCGAGCGTCCCGACCCGGTGCCCGAGCTGTACTTCGGGGGTTCCTCGGCCGCCGCGGGCCCGGTGGCGGCCCGGCACGTCGACGTCTACCTCACCTGGGGCGAGCCGCCGTCCCAGGTCGCGGCCAAGCTCGACCGGATGCGCGAGCTGGCCGCCGCCGAGGGCCGCACGCTGCGCTTCGGCATACGCCTGCACGTGATCACGAGGGACACGTCCAAGGAGGCGTGGGCGGAGGCGAAGCGGCTGCTCGACCAGATCTCCCCCGAGGACATCGCGTCGGCGCGGGCCGTCCTGTCCCGCAGCGAGTCGGTCGGGCAGCAGCGGATGCTCGCGCTCCACGAGGGCTACCGGGGAGGCTCGCACGGCGGCAGCGTACGGGACCTGGAGATCCACCCGGGTCTCTGGGCCGGGGTCGGCCTGGTGCGCGGCGGCGCCGGCACCGCGCTCGTCGGCAGCCACGCGGAGGTCGCCGACCTCGTCGAGGAGTACGCCTCGCTCGGCGTCGAGGAGTTCGTCCTGTCGGGCTACCCGCACCTGGAGGAGGCTTTCTGGTTCGGCGAGGGCGTGCTGCCCGAGCTGCGCCGGCGCGGCCTGCTCGGCGCGCCCGCGCCCGTACGGCTGAGCGCCTGA
- a CDS encoding nicotinamide mononucleotide transporter family protein, with product MSWADAAAFHVFGKPVLWTDLVGNVCALGTVWLAIRRTIWTWPVQLLGSVLLFVASVGAHITGNALKQALFGILAVYGWVKWSRGTRGGAELPIRSARLKERAALVGVMAAGTVAVALLFTYLNARGLDISWAPWPDAYIFVGSAVATWAQGRALVDFWIVWVAVDLVGVPLAFSSGLVVSGLVYGVFFVMVMIGFRGWLRQSRELRAVVA from the coding sequence ATGAGCTGGGCGGACGCGGCGGCGTTCCACGTCTTCGGCAAGCCCGTGCTGTGGACCGACCTGGTGGGCAACGTGTGCGCGCTCGGCACGGTCTGGCTCGCGATCAGGAGAACGATCTGGACCTGGCCGGTGCAGCTGCTCGGGTCGGTGCTGCTGTTCGTGGCGTCGGTCGGCGCGCACATCACCGGCAACGCGCTCAAGCAGGCGTTGTTCGGCATCCTGGCCGTCTACGGCTGGGTGAAGTGGTCGCGCGGCACCCGCGGCGGCGCCGAGCTGCCCATCCGCTCGGCACGGCTCAAGGAGCGGGCGGCGCTCGTGGGCGTCATGGCCGCCGGGACGGTCGCGGTCGCCCTGCTGTTCACCTATCTCAACGCGCGGGGCCTGGACATCTCCTGGGCGCCCTGGCCCGACGCGTACATCTTCGTCGGCAGCGCGGTCGCGACGTGGGCGCAGGGCAGGGCCCTGGTCGACTTCTGGATCGTCTGGGTGGCCGTGGACCTCGTCGGCGTGCCGCTGGCGTTCAGCTCCGGGCTGGTGGTCTCCGGCCTGGTCTACGGGGTGTTCTTCGTGATGGTCATGATCGGTTTCCGCGGCTGGCTGCGGCAGTCGCGCGAGTTGCGGGCGGTGGTGGCATGA
- a CDS encoding ABC transporter permease, whose translation MSVAELEGEFGGAVRADPRPRPRSATARGPRRGWHRWVSPLVVVLLWQAASASGLLPARLLAAPSQIASTALDLVSTGTLPTAIAVSLERVLLGFAAGAVAGVGLALVAGLSRAGESAVDPIMQMLRALPFFGLIPLFILWFGIGETPKVLLVALAVSFPLYLNTFAGIRGVDGKLAEVARTLRLGRAALVRHIVLPGALPQTLVGLRQSLGVAWLALIVAEQVNADAGLGYMINDAREFLRTDVIVVGLLVYSALGLLTDALVRLLERRALAWRREFLPR comes from the coding sequence ATGTCCGTCGCCGAACTCGAGGGCGAGTTCGGGGGTGCGGTCCGGGCCGATCCCCGGCCCCGCCCCCGCTCCGCCACGGCCCGCGGCCCTCGGAGGGGGTGGCACAGGTGGGTCAGCCCTCTCGTGGTCGTGCTGCTGTGGCAGGCCGCCAGCGCGTCGGGGCTGCTGCCCGCCCGGCTGCTCGCCGCCCCGTCGCAGATCGCCTCGACCGCGCTCGACCTCGTGAGCACCGGGACGCTGCCCACGGCGATCGCGGTGTCCCTCGAACGGGTGCTGCTCGGCTTCGCCGCCGGAGCGGTCGCCGGTGTCGGCCTCGCGCTGGTCGCCGGGCTGAGCCGGGCCGGCGAGAGCGCCGTCGACCCGATCATGCAGATGCTCCGGGCACTGCCGTTCTTCGGGCTGATCCCGCTGTTCATCCTCTGGTTCGGGATCGGGGAGACGCCCAAGGTGCTGCTGGTCGCGCTCGCCGTCTCCTTCCCGCTCTACCTCAACACGTTCGCGGGAATCCGGGGCGTGGACGGCAAGCTCGCCGAGGTCGCCCGGACGCTCAGGCTCGGCAGGGCCGCGCTCGTACGGCACATCGTGCTGCCCGGCGCGCTCCCCCAGACGCTCGTCGGGCTGCGGCAGAGCCTCGGCGTGGCCTGGCTGGCGCTGATCGTGGCCGAGCAGGTCAACGCCGACGCCGGGCTCGGCTACATGATCAACGACGCACGGGAGTTCCTGCGCACCGACGTGATCGTGGTCGGCCTGCTGGTCTACAGCGCGCTCGGCCTGCTCACCGACGCCCTGGTCCGGCTCCTGGAGAGGAGGGCACTGGCATGGCGCCGCGAGTTCCTGCCCCGGTGA
- a CDS encoding helix-turn-helix transcriptional regulator yields the protein MGDMSARLLALLSLLQTPREWPGGELAERLEVSPRTIRRDIDRLRELGYPVQATMGAVGGYRLAAGAAMPPLLLDDEEAVAIAVGLRTAAAHPVDGIEEASVRALAKLEQTRRLTEPYRLVTAGRRWYLLAYDNDRDDWRIFRADRIGDPHATGVRVPARVPPEQNPAAFVAAKLHSSAPVYEVVATVRLPAGQVTDRLGAAAGNVEPIDDHSCRLRGPADTLEWLASRLLLLGCEFEVHEPPELRAHLRALAARAARAARTPGT from the coding sequence ATGGGTGACATGTCCGCGCGGTTGCTCGCTCTGCTGTCGCTGCTGCAGACGCCGCGCGAGTGGCCGGGAGGCGAGCTGGCCGAGCGTCTGGAGGTCAGCCCCCGGACCATCCGCCGCGACATCGACCGCCTGCGTGAGCTGGGATATCCGGTCCAGGCGACGATGGGCGCGGTGGGCGGTTACCGGCTCGCCGCGGGCGCAGCCATGCCGCCGCTGCTGCTCGACGACGAGGAGGCGGTGGCCATCGCCGTCGGCCTGCGCACGGCCGCCGCGCATCCGGTGGACGGCATCGAGGAGGCGTCCGTGCGCGCCCTGGCCAAGCTGGAACAGACCAGGCGCCTGACCGAGCCGTACCGCCTGGTCACGGCCGGACGCCGGTGGTATCTGCTGGCATACGACAACGACCGCGACGACTGGCGTATCTTCCGCGCCGACCGGATCGGCGACCCGCACGCGACAGGCGTACGGGTCCCTGCCCGCGTGCCGCCGGAACAGAACCCGGCCGCGTTCGTCGCCGCCAAGCTGCACTCGTCCGCGCCCGTCTACGAGGTGGTGGCGACCGTGCGCCTTCCGGCCGGTCAGGTGACGGACCGGCTCGGTGCCGCCGCGGGGAACGTCGAGCCGATCGACGACCACAGCTGCCGCCTGCGCGGACCGGCCGACACCCTGGAGTGGCTCGCGTCGCGCCTGCTCCTGCTCGGCTGCGAGTTCGAGGTGCACGAGCCTCCGGAGCTGCGGGCGCATCTGCGCGCCCTGGCCGCCCGCGCCGCTCGCGCCGCCCGGACTCCGGGGACATAA